The genomic region ATGTTATTTATGGGTTTTGATCAAAAGAAGGACCCACAGATCATCATGAATGCTTATAATGATCCCGCTGGCATTACGGAAAGATTTAATAAGAACTTACTGGTAAGAATAAACCACGAACTGGATGGTGAATTTGAAGTAGAAAAATTCAAGCATTGGGAAACCTACGATCCAGAAACCGGTACCGCCCGCAGTTTCTTAGTGAGCAAGGAAGAGCAAATGGTTAGGATCAATAAACTCGAACTGGAGGTGAAATTCGACGCATGGGAGAGCATACATACCGAGATTTCCCAAAAATATGATGATGCAATCGTAAGCTGGTTAGCAGATGAAGCTGGATTGGTTGTGGAGCGTAGTTTTGCAGATTCAGAGAACTGCTTTAAAAATTATATATTTAGAAGGAAATAAATTTACTGAACTATGAAAGCTATCTGGAAAGGCACCGTAATTGCAGAAAGTTCTGAAACGAGGATCGTTGAGAACAATCATTACTTTCCTCCTGAAGTTATTAAAGATAAATTCTTTAAACCAAGTGAATTCACCACCCGTTGCCCATGGAAAGGCAAAGCTTCCTACTATGATATAGAGGTAGACGGTGAAAAAAATGAAGATGCAGCATGGTTCTACCCGGAGGCAAGTCACGCGGCTAAACCAATTGAGAATTATGTAGCCTTCTGGAAGGGTGTTCAGGTAACTGAATAGGATCTAAACACTTACCACACTATTATCATCTCCCGCGAAATCATTCCACTTGTAGGCATCTGCAGCTGGATCGTTTTGCCACTGTCCGTCTACAAGATATCTGAATTCGTATGCTTTATCTACTGGTAAATTAAGCTGAGTCTTGAAATTACCATTTTTATACTTCTTCAATTTTGCTGGTTTCCAGTCATTGAACTCACCCACTAATTCTACCTGATCTGCTTCTTTCGCAGGAAGGTTAAAAGTGATCTTACATTCCGGTTTGGACTTCAGGTACTGCTTGCTAATTGGCATAGTTTTAATTTAATGATTGACTCTTCGAATTAAATTAAAATATACTTGTAAACCAATACATATCAGCGTTCTACATCATTTTTGTAGAATTACTAGTTTTAGTCATTTATAGAGATAATTCTTTACTCCGAAAACGGTTTTGGATATGAAAACATTAAATATCTGCAGAATTTTAAGACTAAATTCTGAGTACATTAAACAGTTTATTCAGGTCTTTCTCAGAATTAAAGTAGTGTAAACTAATTCGGATTCCGTTTCCTCTCATGGAAGTGATAATATCTTCTGATCTCAATTTCTGAAATAGTTGTTCATCGCCCGTAATATTAAATAGTGATGAATAGATCTCTCTTTCTGCAACCCATTCTTCCAGCAAACCAGCCGATTTAAACCGTTCCCGAGCTATATGCTTCAGCTTGGTAATCTGACCTTCAATAGGATCCCAACCAATCTTCTGAATAATTTCAACCGCAGTTTTTAAGCTTCCGAAGTTAAGCGTATCATAATGACCCGGTTCGAACTTCCCAAGAAAATTACCCTCATGTTCTTTGTACTTTCCTTGCAGCGAACCGAAACCAAGATGTTTAGGATCCAGTCTTCCTTCTACACGATCGCTAAATAACATAAAACCGTTACCGTAACCGGCATTCATCCATTTGTAGCAACTGGAGATCGCGATATCTAATCCGCTACGTTCAAAATCAAATGCTTCGGTTCCAAAGTATTGAGTCCCATCGCCAATAAGTAGAAGATCCGGGAATTGCTCTTTAAGATTCTTTATGAAATCTGAACTCAATTGTACCCCATTTATGTACTGGACAATACTAAAGGCGAATACGTCGGGTTTTTCCTTTCTAATGGCCTCGAGAATATTATTTTCCAGATCCTTATCCAGGTTTGCATAACAGACTTGAAAATCTCGGGATTCCACCGGCCAGTTGATCGAAGGATAATCATCCTTAAGCAGTAGAATTTTGGAGCTCAAATCAATCCCCCCCAGAATACTATTGAAGCCATAGGAGAAATTTGGGATCAAAGCTACCCGATTTGGTGCACAATGATATAAAGAACCTATACTTTCCCTTACACTTGTAAGCATCTCTCCCATTTTCTCTTTTAAAACACTTGCTTTTAAGAAAAAATCCAT from Christiangramia sp. OXR-203 harbors:
- a CDS encoding DUF427 domain-containing protein; translated protein: MKAIWKGTVIAESSETRIVENNHYFPPEVIKDKFFKPSEFTTRCPWKGKASYYDIEVDGEKNEDAAWFYPEASHAAKPIENYVAFWKGVQVTE
- a CDS encoding isoamylase early set domain-containing protein, with the translated sequence MPISKQYLKSKPECKITFNLPAKEADQVELVGEFNDWKPAKLKKYKNGNFKTQLNLPVDKAYEFRYLVDGQWQNDPAADAYKWNDFAGDDNSVVSV
- a CDS encoding aminotransferase class V-fold PLP-dependent enzyme: MDNLRKGFPVLQQYTYFNTAACGLLPEKVWEFRQDHDMDFFLKASVLKEKMGEMLTSVRESIGSLYHCAPNRVALIPNFSYGFNSILGGIDLSSKILLLKDDYPSINWPVESRDFQVCYANLDKDLENNILEAIRKEKPDVFAFSIVQYINGVQLSSDFIKNLKEQFPDLLLIGDGTQYFGTEAFDFERSGLDIAISSCYKWMNAGYGNGFMLFSDRVEGRLDPKHLGFGSLQGKYKEHEGNFLGKFEPGHYDTLNFGSLKTAVEIIQKIGWDPIEGQITKLKHIARERFKSAGLLEEWVAEREIYSSLFNITGDEQLFQKLRSEDIITSMRGNGIRISLHYFNSEKDLNKLFNVLRI